In Paenibacillus sonchi, a single genomic region encodes these proteins:
- a CDS encoding DEAD/DEAH box helicase, translated as MNKASFAAIGIQEDFVARLSEFGIQDPSPVQKETIPLLLEGRDVLAASQTGTGKTLAYLLPLLQGIHPEQKVVQKLVLAPTQELAMQILREAERYGAHRGIKVLGLIGGAAIKRQIDKLREHPQLVVGTPGRIRELIGLRKLKMHEVTTIVIDEADQMFQLSGAGEVAKIVSSALRTRQLVMLSATIGPETKALAAREMKNPAEVGIDPGIMTAQSLEHHYVVTEERNKIDMLRRVIRHYNPERAIVFVNATDDIAEVTAKLNYLGLTAAALYGDADKVTRSNVLARFRDGRFRVLVASDVAARGLDIDNLTLVVSFDPAFDSEHYVHRAGRTGRMGRRGLSVTIVTEQQTFIMRKFAKELDIRLEEREMVGGKALTAEEARSGTGSSRRDGSGGSGAATRSGKPQVRTAAAGGPASPAGASAAQPGAAAGFDARRGQQRHSAGPAAGARGGAPAGKARTSNAEREKNRKNKGAPKWLKDKTPRGEGQ; from the coding sequence ATGAATAAAGCTTCTTTTGCGGCCATCGGCATCCAGGAAGACTTCGTTGCCCGATTGTCGGAATTCGGCATTCAAGATCCATCCCCTGTTCAGAAGGAGACGATTCCGCTGCTGCTGGAGGGAAGAGACGTGCTTGCCGCATCCCAGACAGGAACCGGCAAGACGCTGGCATACCTGCTGCCGCTGCTCCAGGGGATTCATCCGGAGCAGAAAGTGGTGCAGAAGCTGGTGCTGGCCCCTACGCAGGAGCTGGCGATGCAGATTCTCCGCGAGGCGGAGCGTTATGGCGCCCATCGCGGCATCAAGGTGTTAGGCCTGATCGGCGGCGCGGCGATCAAACGGCAGATCGATAAGCTGCGCGAGCATCCGCAGCTTGTAGTGGGCACTCCCGGCCGCATCCGGGAGCTGATCGGGCTGCGCAAGCTGAAGATGCATGAGGTGACCACGATTGTCATCGATGAAGCGGACCAGATGTTCCAGCTCAGCGGTGCGGGCGAGGTGGCGAAGATCGTCAGCAGCGCTCTTCGCACCCGGCAACTGGTCATGCTGTCGGCGACCATCGGGCCGGAGACGAAGGCGCTTGCAGCACGCGAGATGAAGAATCCGGCAGAGGTCGGCATTGATCCGGGGATCATGACTGCCCAGAGTCTTGAGCATCACTACGTGGTGACCGAGGAACGGAACAAGATAGATATGCTGCGCCGGGTGATCCGTCATTACAATCCGGAGCGGGCGATTGTGTTCGTCAATGCCACCGACGACATCGCTGAGGTGACCGCCAAGCTGAACTATCTGGGGCTTACGGCAGCAGCACTCTACGGAGATGCCGATAAGGTGACGCGCAGCAATGTGCTGGCCCGCTTCCGCGACGGGCGCTTCCGCGTGCTGGTGGCCAGTGATGTGGCGGCCCGGGGCCTCGATATCGATAATCTGACCCTGGTCGTCAGCTTCGATCCGGCTTTCGACTCGGAGCATTATGTGCACCGGGCCGGGCGAACAGGACGCATGGGACGGCGCGGGCTGTCCGTGACGATTGTCACGGAGCAGCAGACGTTCATTATGCGCAAGTTCGCTAAGGAGCTGGACATCCGGCTGGAGGAGAGGGAAATGGTCGGCGGCAAGGCGCTGACCGCCGAGGAGGCCCGCAGCGGGACAGGTTCTAGCCGCCGCGATGGCAGCGGCGGGAGTGGAGCTGCGACGCGCAGCGGCAAGCCGCAGGTGCGGACTGCGGCAGCGGGAGGCCCAGCCTCCCCGGCCGGGGCTTCTGCAGCGCAGCCGGGAGCGGCAGCGGGCTTTGATGCGCGGCGCGGCCAGCAGCGCCACAGCGCGGGTCCCGCCGCAGGAGCACGCGGCGGTGCTCCCGCAGGCAAAGCGCGCACCAGCAATGCGGAGCGCGAGAAGAACCGCAAGAACAAAGGAGCGCCAAAGTGGTTGAAAGACAAAACCCCGAGAGGTGAAGGTCAATGA
- a CDS encoding SDR family NAD(P)-dependent oxidoreductase: MALQDKVVVITGASSGIGALTAQMLGKRGAIPILLARSEDKLKDTAAGILGVFGLYACDVTDEEQVQNTFADILSVYGRIDVLLNNAGYGKFAAFTDMESREFDDMMDVNYMGIVRCTKAVVPHMLERGSGQIVNMASMAGKIGTARSVAYTATKHAVLGFTNALRQELRKQGIIVSAVNPGPIATEFFRTADPSGSYEKSVARMMMTPEHVSKKIVRLIDKGKEEIDLPGFAAVGIRLYGLFPRLADKLTYNMMNRK; the protein is encoded by the coding sequence ATGGCACTACAAGACAAAGTCGTTGTAATTACTGGAGCCTCAAGCGGGATTGGAGCGCTGACAGCACAGATGCTCGGCAAGCGTGGGGCTATCCCTATCCTGCTGGCCCGTTCAGAGGATAAGCTGAAAGACACCGCGGCTGGTATTCTGGGCGTTTTTGGACTGTATGCCTGCGATGTTACCGATGAAGAGCAGGTACAGAACACCTTTGCGGACATTCTCAGTGTATACGGCAGAATCGATGTTCTTCTGAATAACGCCGGATATGGCAAGTTTGCCGCTTTTACCGACATGGAGTCCCGGGAGTTCGATGACATGATGGACGTGAACTACATGGGCATAGTCCGGTGTACAAAAGCTGTAGTCCCGCATATGCTGGAACGGGGAAGCGGGCAGATTGTTAATATGGCATCTATGGCCGGCAAAATCGGCACGGCCCGGTCCGTTGCTTACACCGCAACCAAACATGCCGTGCTGGGCTTCACGAATGCGCTGCGCCAGGAGCTGCGCAAGCAGGGGATCATTGTCTCGGCAGTCAATCCCGGACCGATTGCGACGGAATTTTTCCGTACGGCCGACCCCTCCGGCAGCTATGAAAAGAGTGTAGCCCGGATGATGATGACGCCTGAGCATGTATCCAAGAAAATTGTCAGGCTGATCGATAAAGGCAAAGAGGAGATCGATCTTCCGGGCTTCGCGGCGGTTGGCATCCGCCTGTATGGCCTGTTCCCCCGGCTCGCGGATAAGCTCACCTATAACATGATGAACCGGAAATAG
- a CDS encoding chemotaxis protein CheX — protein sequence MKAEVINPFLESARIVIEQVIQVSPSTGNLGIKDIELIDSHIWIQVGMTGQLSGDIIFGIGEQVALKIVSAMMGGYVITEMDEMGQSAISELGNMISGNASTILSNQGVSVDITPPKLVKTEGMAVLPRKALSIPLLMEGIGELDIQVMIS from the coding sequence ATGAAAGCAGAAGTAATTAATCCGTTTTTAGAATCTGCAAGAATTGTAATTGAACAGGTGATACAGGTCTCGCCATCCACCGGTAATTTGGGGATTAAGGATATCGAACTGATTGATAGTCATATATGGATACAGGTGGGGATGACTGGTCAACTGAGCGGGGATATTATCTTCGGGATTGGTGAACAGGTAGCGCTTAAGATCGTATCGGCCATGATGGGCGGCTATGTGATTACGGAGATGGACGAGATGGGCCAGAGCGCAATTTCGGAGCTGGGCAACATGATCAGCGGCAACGCCAGCACCATTTTGTCCAATCAGGGGGTATCGGTGGATATTACTCCGCCCAAGCTGGTGAAGACAGAGGGCATGGCGGTGCTGCCGCGTAAAGCGCTGAGCATTCCGCTTTTAATGGAAGGTATCGGAGAGCTCGATATTCAGGTAATGATCTCTTAG
- a CDS encoding histidinol-phosphatase, whose amino-acid sequence MKFDLHTHHFRCGHADGTIRDYIEAGIAAGLTVIGISDHTPYFGSESEQAFPRIAMAKSELARYVEEVLALQKEYAGTIDVLLGIESDYFPEYAELYRRTLSAYPFDYIIGSVHNVGGVSIFNKSRWKNLDLQGKIASKAEYYRLITASARSGMFQILGHIDAMKGNYPQFADIPATAEIDECLRVIGECGIAIEINTSGGTKLCGGWYPSDDILERALHYGVEVTFGSDAHLPSRVADQREAVAARLKEIGFTRWVYFKQTEQISVPIQ is encoded by the coding sequence ATGAAATTCGACCTGCATACCCATCATTTCCGCTGCGGCCATGCTGACGGAACGATCAGGGACTATATTGAAGCCGGCATTGCCGCCGGTCTGACAGTCATCGGTATTTCCGATCATACGCCATACTTCGGAAGTGAGTCCGAGCAGGCTTTTCCCCGTATTGCCATGGCCAAATCGGAGCTCGCCCGCTATGTGGAGGAAGTACTGGCCCTGCAAAAAGAATACGCAGGCACCATCGATGTGCTGCTGGGGATCGAATCAGACTACTTCCCCGAATATGCAGAGCTGTACCGCCGGACATTATCGGCCTATCCGTTTGATTACATCATCGGCTCGGTGCATAATGTGGGCGGTGTGAGCATCTTCAATAAAAGCCGCTGGAAAAACCTTGATCTCCAAGGGAAGATCGCCAGCAAAGCTGAGTATTACCGGCTGATTACCGCTTCCGCCCGCAGCGGCATGTTCCAGATTCTCGGCCACATTGATGCCATGAAGGGCAATTATCCGCAGTTCGCGGATATCCCGGCCACAGCCGAAATCGACGAGTGTCTGCGCGTTATTGGAGAATGCGGCATTGCGATCGAAATCAACACCTCCGGAGGCACCAAGCTCTGCGGAGGCTGGTATCCTTCGGATGACATCCTGGAGCGGGCGCTGCATTATGGTGTAGAGGTCACCTTCGGCTCCGATGCCCATCTCCCTTCCCGGGTCGCTGACCAGCGGGAGGCTGTAGCGGCACGCCTGAAGGAGATCGGATTTACCCGCTGGGTCTACTTCAAGCAGACTGAGCAAATCTCCGTGCCGATTCAATAA
- a CDS encoding NADPH-dependent oxidoreductase, whose translation MNEVIRTLLNHRSFRRYRQEPVEPEMLKTIIKAAQAAPSWVNGQQVSVIAVRSEERRQRLSVLSGNQKHVAEAPVFLVFCMDFYRAKVAGELEGQPFEAAKDVDALLVGATDVGIALSNAIAAAESLGLGIIPIGGVRRHTAEVIELLQLPEYVFPVVGLCVGYPAEELPKKPRLPLEAVLHEEQYNPEVKSLIEAYNLAHRASLKEQGLTERDWSSTIAHFYTLNPQYGDAQHTLKRQGFTCDNLKN comes from the coding sequence TTGAACGAAGTGATCCGTACATTATTGAACCACCGCTCCTTCCGGCGATACCGCCAGGAACCCGTGGAGCCGGAGATGCTGAAGACTATTATTAAAGCGGCCCAGGCAGCCCCGTCCTGGGTGAATGGACAGCAGGTTTCGGTCATCGCTGTACGCAGCGAGGAACGCCGGCAGCGGCTTTCGGTGTTGAGCGGAAACCAGAAGCATGTGGCGGAAGCGCCGGTATTTCTGGTATTCTGCATGGATTTTTACCGGGCCAAGGTAGCGGGTGAACTGGAGGGGCAGCCTTTTGAGGCCGCCAAGGATGTCGATGCGCTGCTCGTCGGCGCTACAGATGTGGGGATTGCCTTATCCAATGCCATTGCGGCAGCGGAGTCGCTGGGGCTGGGCATCATCCCGATTGGCGGAGTGCGCCGCCACACGGCGGAGGTCATCGAGCTTCTGCAGCTGCCGGAGTATGTATTCCCGGTTGTGGGACTATGCGTCGGATACCCTGCTGAAGAATTGCCGAAGAAGCCAAGACTCCCCCTTGAGGCTGTGCTGCATGAGGAACAGTACAATCCGGAGGTGAAGAGCCTGATTGAGGCTTACAATCTGGCGCACCGGGCTTCTCTGAAGGAGCAGGGGCTGACGGAGCGGGACTGGAGCAGCACAATCGCCCATTTTTATACACTCAATCCGCAGTATGGAGACGCTCAGCATACGCTGAAGCGGCAGGGCTTTACCTGCGATAATCTGAAGAATTGA
- a CDS encoding GNAT family N-acetyltransferase, producing MSTYDTALSMARQGQKVELRTMPATESGVLKTLLAHPLVQPHILLRQGASSPHAYLDKLAARMLHAADPCALHAGIYALEQQELIGTVSLQNWNRYENKAVLGYLLNPLWWGRGLATEAVGLLLDYSFQELGLLRAEGRCRGDNLRSERVMIKNGLTLERVLPMPGSPSDVMKVFTLLHN from the coding sequence ATGAGCACTTACGATACGGCATTATCCATGGCACGGCAAGGCCAAAAAGTTGAACTCAGAACGATGCCGGCCACCGAGTCCGGGGTGCTCAAGACGCTGCTCGCCCATCCGCTGGTGCAGCCGCATATTCTGCTCCGTCAGGGTGCAAGCTCCCCGCATGCTTATCTGGATAAGCTGGCAGCCCGGATGCTTCATGCTGCCGATCCCTGCGCACTTCATGCCGGAATTTATGCGCTGGAACAGCAGGAGCTGATCGGAACAGTCTCCCTGCAGAACTGGAACCGCTATGAGAACAAGGCTGTGCTGGGGTATCTGCTGAATCCGCTATGGTGGGGGCGGGGACTGGCAACGGAGGCTGTCGGGCTGCTGCTGGATTACAGCTTTCAGGAGCTGGGGCTTCTCAGGGCTGAGGGACGCTGCCGCGGTGACAATCTCAGGTCTGAGCGCGTCATGATCAAAAACGGGCTCACCCTGGAGCGGGTCCTCCCCATGCCGGGCAGCCCGTCCGATGTAATGAAAGTATTCACATTGTTACACAATTGA
- a CDS encoding metallophosphoesterase, translating into MHLGFNKDVHDLKRLAGHIKEAQPDIICFTGDIVDSYAEDLTESVPVLAGLSAPLGKYAILGNHDYKNTELLTRLLNEAGFRVLRNQSYLVKQGGASIAVTGLDDMLHGKPDPQAALKDVPEGVFTLLMMHEPDYADTVEAYPFHLQLSGHSHGGQIRLPFVGAAYTPYGSNKYISGLYYTDKKRMPVYVNRGFGETYMPLRFMCRPELTIFTLRRA; encoded by the coding sequence GTGCATCTGGGCTTCAACAAGGATGTCCATGATTTGAAGCGGCTGGCCGGGCATATCAAGGAGGCACAGCCGGACATCATCTGCTTCACCGGAGATATAGTGGACAGCTATGCCGAAGATCTGACAGAATCCGTACCGGTTCTGGCCGGGCTGAGCGCACCGCTCGGCAAATATGCGATCCTCGGCAACCATGATTACAAGAATACGGAGCTGCTCACCCGTCTGCTGAATGAAGCCGGATTTCGCGTGCTGCGGAACCAGTCTTATCTGGTGAAGCAGGGAGGGGCTTCCATCGCAGTAACGGGACTCGACGACATGCTGCACGGCAAGCCTGACCCCCAGGCGGCGCTGAAGGATGTTCCTGAGGGCGTGTTCACGCTGCTGATGATGCATGAGCCGGATTATGCCGATACGGTAGAAGCGTATCCCTTCCATCTGCAGCTGTCCGGTCACAGTCATGGCGGGCAGATCCGCCTGCCCTTTGTGGGCGCGGCATACACTCCATATGGATCGAATAAATACATAAGCGGGTTGTATTATACGGACAAAAAGAGGATGCCGGTGTATGTCAACAGGGGGTTCGGCGAAACCTATATGCCACTCCGGTTTATGTGCAGGCCTGAACTGACCATTTTTACCCTGCGCCGGGCATAA
- a CDS encoding potassium channel family protein — MTWWMWTLNIAVIVLLSLWLYRMKLSWMGKGVLLAPILIYALISVEDLLNWIDLGAILPGDRGLRGLILIFALASMLFYVLFIFHEIKESNSKEVRLQQTLVRISIAAFSCIIFFTVVYTSIYKLFGQSSFDGKGLGEDLLSQLITFLYFSVATFTTVGYGDVAPVDNTSRLVVIMQISFSFITVAYALSMLGLFRKILGPGSEEEVEAEIDVNIETEVDEKIEEAKDEVQSEECEERSDSSEPSG; from the coding sequence ATGACATGGTGGATGTGGACCCTCAATATAGCTGTAATTGTGCTGCTCTCGTTGTGGCTGTACCGGATGAAGCTGAGCTGGATGGGAAAAGGAGTGCTCCTCGCCCCCATTCTGATCTATGCCCTGATCTCGGTTGAAGATCTGCTGAACTGGATTGATCTCGGTGCTATCCTGCCGGGAGACAGGGGGCTGCGCGGACTCATTCTTATTTTTGCCCTGGCTTCGATGCTGTTCTACGTACTGTTTATCTTTCATGAAATCAAGGAATCGAACAGCAAAGAAGTCAGGCTGCAGCAGACGCTGGTGCGTATCAGTATTGCGGCATTCTCCTGCATTATTTTTTTCACCGTCGTATATACATCGATATATAAGCTGTTTGGACAGTCCTCTTTTGATGGAAAAGGGCTCGGCGAAGATCTGCTCAGCCAGCTGATAACCTTCCTCTATTTCAGTGTAGCCACCTTTACAACGGTAGGGTACGGGGATGTAGCCCCGGTGGACAACACCTCGCGTCTTGTGGTTATTATGCAGATCAGCTTCAGCTTCATTACCGTCGCCTATGCACTTTCTATGCTGGGTTTGTTCCGTAAGATTCTGGGACCGGGCTCAGAAGAGGAGGTTGAAGCCGAGATTGATGTTAATATCGAAACAGAGGTTGATGAGAAGATAGAGGAAGCGAAGGACGAGGTGCAGTCAGAAGAGTGTGAGGAACGCTCCGATTCATCCGAGCCATCCGGTTAG
- a CDS encoding DUF3891 family protein has protein sequence MICREQDGYLIMMRQHEHGLLAGKFAEWFKEQHVPAEGRREEVLRAVSHHDRGWIDLDETPFWNDAEGAPYTFIDFPLVPKLTFYRRGLDEIEADTPYGALLCSSHYERLIEISGEDCPELTAYLKHEEDRRARIHRHLENSKPLAEGELYYDARLLQFCDDLSLYLGLSEPGSPKSEEHPWFRDGFSGSEDFSFTSGRQIMAEWQDESTLLLDPFPFTGNVEVTFKLRRVPRKDAESKGIARAYSSTPEEECRITVAGRSE, from the coding sequence GTGATTTGTCGTGAACAGGACGGATATTTGATAATGATGAGGCAGCATGAGCACGGGCTATTGGCGGGTAAATTTGCCGAATGGTTCAAGGAGCAGCATGTTCCGGCAGAAGGGCGCCGGGAGGAGGTGCTGCGGGCGGTCAGTCATCATGACCGGGGCTGGATCGATCTCGATGAGACTCCGTTCTGGAATGACGCTGAAGGGGCGCCGTACACTTTTATAGACTTTCCGCTTGTGCCGAAGCTGACCTTCTACAGACGCGGACTGGATGAGATTGAGGCGGACACGCCGTATGGCGCACTGCTGTGCAGTTCGCATTATGAGCGGCTGATTGAGATATCCGGCGAGGATTGTCCGGAGCTAACCGCCTACCTGAAGCATGAGGAGGACCGCCGGGCCCGTATCCACCGTCATCTGGAGAACAGCAAACCGCTCGCAGAGGGCGAATTGTATTATGATGCGAGATTGCTGCAGTTCTGCGACGATCTCTCGCTGTACCTGGGCTTAAGTGAGCCGGGAAGCCCCAAGTCGGAAGAGCATCCCTGGTTCCGTGACGGTTTCTCGGGAAGTGAGGATTTCAGCTTCACCTCCGGCCGTCAGATTATGGCGGAATGGCAGGATGAGTCCACGCTGCTGCTTGATCCTTTTCCATTCACCGGGAACGTCGAGGTGACCTTCAAGCTGCGCCGGGTTCCCAGGAAAGATGCAGAGAGCAAAGGCATCGCCCGCGCCTACAGCAGCACGCCGGAAGAAGAATGCCGCATTACTGTAGCGGGCCGGTCCGAATAG
- the sdhB gene encoding succinate dehydrogenase iron-sulfur subunit — protein sequence MAETAAAPKNVKFVITRQDEPDTAPYTEEFELAYRPGMNVISALMEIQRNPVNAKGDSTVPVCWESNCLEEVCGACSMVINGKPRQACAALIDNLEQPVRIEPMRTFPVVRDLVIDRSRMFGALKRVKAWIPIDGTYDLGPGPRMAEKKRQWAYELSKCMTCGVCLEACPNVNEKTNFIGPAAISQVRLFNAHPTGEMNADERLDALMEDGGIDGCGNSQNCVRACPKGIPLTTSIAEINKQTTKHMFKRWLGV from the coding sequence ATGGCGGAAACTGCTGCAGCTCCCAAAAACGTAAAATTTGTGATTACCCGCCAGGACGAACCGGACACGGCCCCTTATACGGAAGAGTTCGAGCTTGCATACCGTCCGGGGATGAACGTGATCAGCGCTTTGATGGAGATTCAGCGCAACCCGGTTAATGCCAAGGGTGACAGTACGGTTCCGGTCTGCTGGGAATCCAACTGTCTGGAGGAAGTGTGCGGGGCCTGCTCAATGGTCATCAACGGCAAGCCTCGCCAGGCCTGCGCCGCCCTGATCGATAATCTGGAGCAGCCGGTGCGCATCGAGCCGATGAGAACCTTCCCGGTGGTGCGTGATCTGGTGATTGACCGCAGCCGGATGTTTGGCGCCCTCAAACGGGTCAAGGCGTGGATTCCGATCGACGGCACCTACGACCTCGGTCCTGGTCCGCGCATGGCGGAGAAGAAGCGTCAATGGGCGTATGAGCTGTCCAAGTGCATGACCTGCGGCGTCTGCCTGGAAGCCTGCCCTAACGTCAATGAAAAAACTAATTTCATCGGCCCGGCGGCCATTTCACAGGTCCGTCTGTTCAACGCCCATCCTACAGGCGAGATGAATGCCGATGAGCGCCTGGATGCGCTGATGGAAGACGGGGGCATTGACGGGTGCGGCAACTCGCAGAACTGTGTGCGCGCCTGCCCGAAAGGCATTCCGCTCACCACGTCCATTGCCGAAATCAACAAACAGACCACCAAGCATATGTTCAAGCGCTGGCTGGGTGTGTAG
- the sdhA gene encoding succinate dehydrogenase flavoprotein subunit, translating to MASADIIIVGGGLAGLMATIKAAESGAHVHLFSLVPVKRSHSVCAQGGINGAVNTKGEGDSPWEHFDDTVYGGDFLANQPPVKAMCEAAPGIIHLMDRMGVMFNRTPEGLLDFRRFGGTKRHRTAFAGATTGQQLLYALDEQVRRWEAEGMVTKSENWEFLSVILDDERVCRGISAQNLKTMEIQTFPADAVILASGGPGIIFGKTTNSVINTGTAASAVYQQGVYYANGEFIQIHPTAIPGDDKLRLMSESARGEGGRIWTYKDGKPWYFLEEKYPSYGNLVPRDIATREIFNVCVDQGLGINGENMVYLDLSHKDPKELDVKLGGIIEIYEKFMGDDPRKIPMKIFPAVHYSMGGMWVDYNQMTNIPGLFAAGECEYQYHGANRLGANSLVSAIYGGMVSGPKAVEYIKGLKKSVQDISSTVFDSFHKTQTDKYESLLAMSGTENAYVIHKELGEWMTANMTVVRENTKLTATIGKIKELKERYRRINMNDTSRWNNQGVAFTRQLWNMLELSEAMTLGALLRNESRGAHYKPEFPARNDEEFLKTTKAAWTADGPQISYEEVDVSLIPPRVRDYSKD from the coding sequence ATGGCATCAGCCGATATCATTATCGTGGGCGGGGGGCTGGCCGGCCTGATGGCTACCATCAAGGCGGCAGAATCCGGCGCGCATGTGCATCTATTCTCCCTTGTTCCTGTCAAAAGATCGCATTCGGTCTGCGCGCAAGGCGGCATCAACGGAGCGGTGAACACCAAGGGCGAGGGAGACTCGCCCTGGGAGCATTTCGACGATACTGTGTACGGCGGCGATTTCCTTGCCAACCAGCCTCCGGTGAAGGCGATGTGCGAGGCCGCACCGGGTATCATCCATCTGATGGACCGGATGGGCGTCATGTTCAACCGCACGCCGGAGGGGCTGCTTGACTTCCGCCGGTTCGGCGGCACGAAGCGCCACCGGACAGCTTTTGCGGGTGCAACGACCGGCCAGCAGCTGCTGTATGCGCTGGATGAGCAGGTACGCCGCTGGGAAGCCGAAGGCATGGTCACCAAAAGCGAGAACTGGGAATTCCTCTCGGTGATCCTGGACGATGAGCGTGTATGCCGCGGCATCAGTGCCCAGAATCTCAAGACGATGGAGATTCAGACGTTCCCGGCGGATGCGGTGATTCTGGCGAGCGGCGGTCCCGGCATTATTTTTGGCAAAACAACGAACTCGGTCATCAACACCGGAACCGCTGCCAGCGCTGTATATCAGCAGGGGGTATATTACGCCAACGGCGAATTCATTCAGATCCACCCCACAGCCATTCCCGGCGATGACAAGCTGCGGCTGATGTCGGAATCGGCGCGCGGTGAAGGCGGACGCATCTGGACCTACAAGGACGGCAAGCCGTGGTACTTCCTGGAGGAGAAATATCCTTCTTACGGGAATCTGGTGCCGCGCGATATTGCCACCCGGGAGATTTTTAATGTATGTGTAGACCAGGGGCTGGGCATTAACGGCGAGAACATGGTGTACCTGGACCTCTCCCACAAGGACCCGAAAGAGCTGGACGTCAAGCTTGGCGGCATTATCGAAATCTATGAGAAATTCATGGGCGATGATCCCCGCAAAATTCCGATGAAAATCTTCCCGGCTGTGCATTACTCCATGGGCGGCATGTGGGTCGACTACAACCAAATGACCAATATTCCCGGGCTGTTCGCGGCAGGGGAATGCGAATACCAATATCACGGCGCAAACCGGCTGGGCGCGAACTCGCTTGTATCGGCGATCTACGGCGGCATGGTCTCAGGGCCGAAGGCTGTTGAATATATTAAAGGGCTGAAGAAATCGGTACAGGACATTTCCTCTACCGTCTTTGACAGCTTCCATAAGACACAAACCGATAAATATGAATCTTTGCTGGCGATGTCAGGCACAGAGAATGCCTATGTCATCCATAAAGAGCTGGGCGAATGGATGACCGCCAACATGACGGTGGTGCGCGAGAATACTAAGCTTACTGCCACCATCGGCAAAATCAAAGAGCTGAAGGAGCGCTACCGCCGGATCAACATGAACGATACGTCGCGCTGGAACAACCAGGGTGTGGCCTTCACCCGCCAGCTGTGGAACATGCTGGAGTTGTCCGAGGCCATGACCCTGGGAGCGCTGCTGCGCAACGAGAGCCGCGGCGCGCACTACAAGCCGGAATTCCCCGCCCGCAATGACGAGGAGTTCCTGAAGACCACCAAGGCCGCATGGACGGCGGACGGCCCGCAAATCTCTTACGAAGAAGTGGATGTATCGCTGATTCCTCCACGGGTGCGGGATTACTCGAAGGATTGA
- a CDS encoding succinate dehydrogenase cytochrome b558 subunit, producing MRGFYSRKIHSLLGVIPLGFFFLEHMLTNFSAVEGGASGFTDSVLWLNSLPLVFFLELFGIWLPLLYHGVYGLYIAYQSKPNLNRFNLERNWRYTLQRISGVITFIFIVWHLYDTRVQVALGNVEHEELGGVMHNIVTQPLLLTVYIIGVLAACFHFANGLWSFLISWGITVGPRSQRVSSVICLGLFVIVSFMFLFSLVTFRDNEFQATASAVQSLRSLI from the coding sequence ATGAGAGGATTTTATTCCAGAAAGATTCATTCCTTGCTTGGCGTGATCCCGCTCGGGTTCTTTTTCCTGGAGCACATGCTGACGAATTTCTCGGCAGTAGAGGGAGGCGCTTCCGGTTTTACGGACAGTGTGCTGTGGCTGAACAGCCTGCCGCTCGTCTTCTTCCTGGAATTGTTCGGCATATGGCTTCCGCTGCTCTATCACGGAGTCTACGGGCTGTACATCGCCTATCAGTCCAAACCAAACCTGAACCGCTTCAACCTTGAACGGAACTGGCGGTATACGCTTCAGCGGATCAGCGGAGTGATCACCTTCATCTTCATCGTCTGGCATTTGTACGATACCCGTGTTCAGGTGGCGCTCGGCAATGTGGAGCACGAAGAACTCGGCGGCGTTATGCATAACATTGTAACCCAGCCGCTGCTGCTGACCGTGTATATCATTGGGGTCCTGGCCGCCTGCTTCCACTTTGCAAACGGTCTCTGGTCGTTCCTGATCAGCTGGGGAATTACGGTGGGGCCCCGTTCCCAAAGAGTATCCTCCGTCATCTGTCTGGGCCTGTTCGTAATTGTAAGCTTCATGTTTCTGTTCTCGCTGGTTACTTTCCGTGACAATGAATTCCAGGCTACGGCTTCGGCTGTACAGTCGCTTCGCAGTCTGATTTAA